In Primulina huaijiensis isolate GDHJ02 chromosome 4, ASM1229523v2, whole genome shotgun sequence, the DNA window CTCTCAAGCCTCTCATGAAGTGTTCCCCTCGATCTTTGTGACATCCCTCCTGATCTCGGCTCTCAAGCCTCTCATGAGGTGTTTCCGTCGATCTTTGTCATTCGAAGCAATAAAAAGAACGAACAGACATCCTTCTTCAaacttcaatatataatcattcAAATTCAAGTTGCCCTGCTTTAGTTCCAAGCACGCCTTCACTTTCTGTGTCTTGACATCCGTGGAGAAATATTTGTCATACaatagctccttgaactcattTAATTGGAGGCTTTGAACATTAACAGTTACCTTCGTGGTCTCCCACCAAATTCGTTCAGTCTTGGTCAGAAGAAGCACTGCACAACTAACTCGATCATTATCTTCAAAGTGCAGGTTGTCAAAGATTACTTCAATAGCTTTAACACATTCCATAGCTGCAAAAGGATCCACACTAACCACGAACTCGAGTGGAGTTATTCTTTTAAATTTGTCATaggctgtggggacccggacgttaattcatttcttaatcattctttgggaataattcaatcaattaagataaacagggtctaacttttttttatttttttaaatacggaacgtaatggaatcattctaatatacatatcagtataaaagtacaaatcttgtacaacggtcgacaaagtcaaactagggttcaactactatatatcgagtgttgaaacctatctacttctgaatccggatcaccacgctaacttgtcctctctctcatcctcttcttgaccctgatcctgtcccacctgttatcattcacacatacaaacaagacaacagc includes these proteins:
- the LOC140974917 gene encoding uncharacterized protein, whose protein sequence is MECVKAIEVIFDNLHFEDNDRVSCAVLLLTKTERIWWETTKVTVNVQSLQLNEFKELLYDKYFSTDVKTQKVKACLELKQGNLNLNDYILKFEEGCLFVLFIASNDKDRRKHLMRGLRAEIRRDVTKIEGNTS